The Synechococcus sp. M16.1 genome includes the window AGGGATGTGCTGCAGGAAGGCCTGCCAGGCCTTCTGAATGGACGGAGGCTCGAAGGCGATCGGCGCGGCCATGGTTCGGGCGGGATTTCTGTCAGGGTGACAGTCGGCACCGGCTTGAACAACACATCGCCATGACCTCTGCCCCCTGGCTGGAGCTGAGCCGAACCGTGCGCTTCAGCGACACCGACGCCGCCGGTGTGATGCACTTCCAGCAGCTGCTGGGCTGGTGCCACCAGGCCTGGGAGGAAAGCCTGGAACGCTTCGGCCTGCCGGCCGGTTCAGTCTTCCCTGGCGGCCGCGGGGAGCAACCGAGCGTGGCCTTGCCGATCGTGCACTGCCATGCCGATTTCCGCGCCCCGGTGCAGGTGGGCGACAAGCTGCTGATCCGCCTGGA containing:
- a CDS encoding thioesterase family protein, giving the protein MTSAPWLELSRTVRFSDTDAAGVMHFQQLLGWCHQAWEESLERFGLPAGSVFPGGRGEQPSVALPIVHCHADFRAPVQVGDKLLIRLEPERLDLSSFAVNSQVLLEEQLVAQGCLRHVAIDAQTRLRCALPDGVDRWLEASSLGRIQPL